From Oryza sativa Japonica Group chromosome 4, ASM3414082v1, one genomic window encodes:
- the LOC4335068 gene encoding lectin precursor, with protein sequence MTMTSTTTKAMAMAAAVLAAAAVAATNAQTCGKQNDGMICPHNLCCSQFGYCGLGRDYCGTGCQSGACCSSQRCGSQGGGATCSNNQCCSQYGYCGFGSEYCGSGCQNGPCRADIKCGRNANGELCPNNMCCSQWGYCGLGSEFCGNGCQSGACCPEKRCGKQAGGDKCPNNFCCSAGGYCGLGGNYCGSGCQSGGCYKGGDGMAAILANNQSVSFEGIIESVAELV encoded by the coding sequence ATGACCatgacgtcgacgacgacgaaggccatggcgatggcggcggcggtcctcgccgccgccgccgtcgcggcgacGAACGCGCAGACGTGCGGGAAGCAGAACGACGGCATGATCTGCCCGCACAACCTGTGCTGCAGCCAGTTCGGGTACTGCGGCCTCGGCCGCGACTACTGCGGCACGGGGTGCCAGAGCGGCGCCTGCTGCTCCAGCCAGCGCTGCGGCAgccagggcggcggcgccacctgcTCCAACAACCAGTGCTGCAGCCAGTACGGCTACTGCGGCTTCGGCTCCGAGTACTGCGGCTCCGGGTGCCAGAACGGGCCGTGCCGCGCCGACATCAAGTGCGGCCGCAACGCCAACGGCGAGCTCTGCCCCAACAACATGTGCTGCAGCCAGTGGGGATACTGCGGCCTCGGCAGCGAGTTCTGCGGCAACGGATGCCAGAGCGGCGCGTGCTGCCCGGAGAAGCGGTGCGGCAAGCAGGCCGGCGGGGACAAGTGCCCCAACAACTTCTGCTGCAGTGCCGGCGGCTACTGCGGCCTCGGCGGCAACTACTGCGGCTCCGGCTGCCAGAGCGGCGGCTGCTACAAGGGTGGCGACGGCATGGCGGCCATCCTGGCTAACAACCAGAGCGTCTCTTTCGAAGGGATCATCGAGTCAGTGGCTGAGCTTGTGTAG